A single region of the Nicotiana sylvestris chromosome 6, ASM39365v2, whole genome shotgun sequence genome encodes:
- the LOC138870861 gene encoding uncharacterized protein, producing the protein MKLATWNVSGLNKTYKQKEMKMFIKNNNILILAIIEHRVKESNAIAILKKIVTGWSWCHNYNHNRRGKIWIGWDQNVVNFDVEQTAEQFIHGKVKVCNLGMEFQFTAVEDRKYGNPITEIETKDFSDFLFYTGVTEMKSVGREYTWTNKHVYSKIDRVLVNSEWCIKNHHLEANIMDPHFLDHSPLCIKLEEELQAGPRPFRFLNYLVDHENFIKVMEAAWNQRTNENGMNKIWQKLKVVKQEMKKLNRDFNGDQEGIKREILDFYGKLLGSAASQLPAVNSMIMQEGRTLNRQQQLGLIAPVTSDEVVQDLKDIDDIKAPGCDGFNACFFKKAWPVVGQDFTKAVLEFFDTGVMCRTINCTTITLVPKVQNLARIPEFRPISCCTILYNIISKILTHRMQEGMNDIVDPGQSTFVPGRVITDNIILSHELVKGYGRKGVSPRCMLKIDMRKAYDSVEWCFIEQILTHLHFPVQFVQWVMACIRSVSYSVIINGYPTASFLAKKRFEARGPNVALPIYASNGVPH; encoded by the exons ATGAAACTAGCTACATGGAATGTTAGCGGTCTTAATAAAACCTACAAGCAAAAGGAGATGAAGATGTTTATAAagaataataatatattaatacTAGCAATAATAGAACATAGAGTCAAAGAAAGTAATGCTATAGCAATTCTAAAGAAGATAGTGACTGGATGGAGCTGGTGTCACAATTACAACCATAATAGAAGAGGCAAAATTTGGATAGGGTGGGATCAAAATGTAGTTAATTTTGATGTAGAGCAGACTGCAGAACAATTTATTCATGGTAAAGTTAAAGTGTGTAACTTGGGCATGGAGTTCCAGTTTACAGCT GTTGAAGATAGGAAGTATGGTAACCCTATCACTGAGATAGAAACTAAAGATTTTAGTGACTTTCTCTTTTATACTGGAGTGACTGAAATGAAATCAGTAGGAAGAGAGTATACTTGGACAAATAAACATGTCTATAGCAAGATTGATAGAGTACTGGTAAACTCAGAATGGTGTATCAAAAATCATCACTTGGAGGCCAACATCATGGATCCACATTTCTTAGACCACTCTCCCCTATGTATCAAGCTGGAAGAAGAGCTACAAGCAGGACCCAGGCCTTTTCGATTCCTTAATTATCTAGTTGATCATGAGAACTTCATTAAGGTAATGGAAGCAGCTTGGAACCAAAGGACTAATGAAAATGGTATGAATAAAATATGGCAGAAGCTGAAAGTAGTGAAACAGGAGATGAAGAAATTGAATCGGGATTTTAATGGG GATCAAGAAGGCATAAAAAGAGAAATTCTGGATTTCTATGGCAAGCTACTGGGGTCTGCTGCTAGCCAATTACCAGCTGTAAATTCCATGATTATGCAGGAAGGAAGAACACTGAATAGACAACAGCAATTAGGCCTCATTGCACCTGTAACTTCAGATGAAGTTGTCCAAGATCTCAAAGACATAGATGACATTAAAGCACCTGGGTGTGATGGCTTCAATGCATGTTTCTTTAAAAAAGCCTGGCCGGTCGTAGGACAAGATTTTACTAAAGCAGTATTGGAATTCTTTGACACAGGGGTCATGTGTAGAACCATCAACTGCACTACCATAACACTAGTCCCTAAGGTACAAAATCTAGCGAGAATCCCTGAGTTTAGGCCCATATCTTGTTGTACGATATTGTACAATATCATCTCAAAAATACTGACACATAGAATGCAAGAGGGTATGAATGATATTGTTGATCCGGGTCAGTCAACTTTTGTACCAGGAAGAGTAATCACTGACAATATAATACTGAGTCATGAATTAGTGAAGGGATATGGAAGGAAAGGGGTATCACCTAGGTGCATGTTGAAGATAGATATGAGAAAGGCCTACGACTCAGTTGAGTGGTGCTTTATAGAACAGATCCTCACTCATCTTCACTTTCCTGTTCAATTTGTACAATGGGTGATGGCATGTATAAGGTCAGTTTCATATTCAGTTATCATAAATGGGTACCCTACTGCCTCTTTTCTTGCAAAAAAAAGATTTGAGGCAAGGGGACCCAATGTCGCCCTTCCTATTTATGCTAGCAATGGAGTACCTCACTAG
- the LOC138870863 gene encoding uncharacterized protein encodes MLWNLCQKKDKLWVQWIHIYYIKDGSIWDARATQASWLVKKILKVKEIYIDAGYMEDNVKCMQQFSMEVIYNKLIGEFQKVEWRRLICNNQGSPRWIFILYLALNNRLLMQDILAQWMQIGDLRCMLCKAMSETIEHLFFECIVFATIWKKILQWQGLVRQPMAWQIEKEWAKKQGKGKSTEVQIYRMALAATIYAIWIERNM; translated from the coding sequence ATGTTGTGGAATCTATGTCAAAAGAAAGACAAGCTATGGGTCCAGTGGATACACATTTACTATATAAAGGATGGATCTATTTGGGATGCACGAGCAACACAAGCTTCATGGTTGGTGAAGAAGATATTGAAGGTTAAAGAAATTTATATTGATGCAGGTTATATGGAGGATAATGTCAAATGCATGCAACAATTCTCTATGGAGGTTATTTACAATAAATTGATAGGGGAGTTTCAAAAGGTGGAATGGAGACGACTCATATGCAATAACCAAGGATCACCTAGATGGATTTTCATACTGTACTTGGCTCTAAACAACAGACTGCTCATGCAAGACATATTAGCACAGTGGATGCAGATTGGGGACTTAAGGTGTATGCTTTGTAAAGCAATGTCGGAGACCATTGAACATCTATTTTTTGAATGCATAGTATTCGCTACTATATGGAAGAAGATTTTGCAGTGGCAAGGCTTGGTGAGGCAACCGATGGCATGGCAAATAGAAAAGGAATGGGCAAAGAAACAGGGGAAAGGGAAATCTACTGAAGTACAAATTTACAGGATGGCACTTGCAGCTACTATCTACGCTATATGGATAGAGAGGAATATGTGA
- the LOC104243509 gene encoding CASP-like protein 4D2 has product MTTPRAIAILVLRIFSMVLCAASVPLMINNSFTLSGGEKTKYSDIRGYRYVVSAGMGGFLYSFIQLPFAMYYAFTGKKVIKGRFLGMLDFYADKIITFFLASGLGVGFGVSSELKRYINGFVDTIESSGIDTFEELRTESKKFFDRGTLATTPLLAGFTTMAVLTIITSFHRK; this is encoded by the exons atgacAACACCAAGGGCAATAGCAATCCTTGTTCTCAGAATCTTTTCAATGGTGTTGTGCGCTGCTTCTGTGCCGCTCATGATTAACAACAGTTTCACGCTTAGTGGTGGCGAAAAAACCAAATACAGTGACATTAGGGGCTATAG GTATGTCGTATCAGCCGGTATGGGTGGATTTTTGTACTCATTCATTCAGCTGCCTTTCGCAATGTATTATGCCTTCACAGGTAAAAAGGTTATTAAGGGCAGGTTCCTGGGCATGTTGGATTTCTACGCAGATAAG ATTATAACATTCTTCTTGGCAAGTGGACTTGGTGTGGGATTTGGTGTCAGTTCTGAACTCAAACGTTACATAAATGGATTTGTGGATACTATTGAATCATCAGGGATTGATACATTCGAAGAGTTAAGGACCGAGAGCAAAAAATTCTTTGACAGGGGTACTTTAGCAACAACTCCTCTTTTGGCAGGATTTACAACCATGGCTGTTCTCACCATTATTACTTCCTTCCACCGCAAATGA